In bacterium, the following proteins share a genomic window:
- a CDS encoding carbohydrate kinase family protein — MFKHIAVSGSLAFDRIMDFPGKFSDHILPDKIHVLNVCFAINGLRENFGGTAGNIAYALALLGERPRVIAAVGRDFDPYRTWMARHHLSLDHVAEVADELTAGAYITTDQSDNQITAFNPGAMRHRVSLDPEAFPARETIAVVAPGNLEDMEHLARLWRERGVPYIFDPGQSLPAWGGEQLLELIRGSLIFISNDYELELTCRKTGRGAEDLLHLTSAVITTRGEAGAVLLQREADVQRHLIPAVRPEKVADPTGAGDAFRGGLVKGLALSRGALLHACRMGATAAAYAVEVYGTQTYRFTQDSFNERFTDSFGYPAF, encoded by the coding sequence GTGTTCAAGCACATCGCGGTCTCGGGTTCCCTGGCCTTCGACCGCATCATGGACTTCCCGGGGAAGTTCTCCGACCACATCCTGCCCGACAAGATCCACGTCCTCAATGTCTGCTTCGCGATCAACGGCCTGCGCGAGAACTTCGGCGGCACGGCCGGCAACATCGCCTACGCGCTGGCGCTGCTCGGGGAGCGCCCCCGGGTCATCGCCGCGGTCGGCCGCGACTTCGATCCCTACCGAACCTGGATGGCCCGGCATCACCTCTCGCTCGACCACGTCGCGGAGGTCGCGGACGAGCTGACCGCCGGCGCCTACATCACCACCGACCAGTCCGACAACCAGATCACCGCGTTCAACCCCGGCGCGATGCGCCACCGCGTGAGCCTCGACCCGGAGGCCTTCCCCGCGCGCGAGACCATCGCGGTGGTCGCCCCCGGCAACCTCGAGGACATGGAGCACCTGGCACGGCTCTGGCGCGAGCGGGGCGTCCCGTACATCTTCGACCCCGGGCAGTCGCTGCCGGCCTGGGGCGGGGAGCAGCTGCTGGAGCTCATCCGCGGCTCGCTGATCTTCATCAGCAACGACTACGAGCTGGAGCTGACGTGCCGCAAGACGGGCCGCGGCGCCGAGGACCTGCTGCACCTGACGTCGGCCGTGATCACGACGCGCGGCGAGGCCGGCGCGGTGCTCCTCCAGCGCGAGGCGGACGTGCAGCGCCACCTGATCCCGGCGGTCCGCCCCGAGAAGGTCGCCGACCCCACCGGCGCGGGCGACGCCTTCCGCGGCGGCCTGGTCAAGGGCCTCGCGCTCTCGCGCGGCGCGCTGCTGCACGCCTGCCGGATGGGCGCGACCGCGGCGGCCTACGCCGTCGAGGTCTACGGGACGCAGACCTACCGCTTCACCCAGGACAGCTTCAACGAGCGCTTCACAGATTCGTTCGGCTACCCGGCGTTCTGA
- a CDS encoding glycosyltransferase — translation MDADAKPGVLHIDSERTWRGGQQQAAWLIEGLLSRGWPTALVCPRGSVLAERGRARGWPVHELAMRGELDIGAGRRIAALARGAGLPILHAHASHALALGLWARLFDRRLRLVASRRVDFPVGGHFLSRLKYSSGVLDRIVCISDAIRDQLVADGVPPAKLAVIPSGVDTRRFAGVRPPPGFRRSLGIPNGHLVVGTVAALADHKDYPTLLRAARLFLERSPDATFVAVGDGPLGDRLAALARELGLGRRFLFMGFREDVGSFLKTFDIFVLASKQEGMGTSVLDAQALGLPVVACRAGGIPEIVADRETGLLVPPGDPEALAASLLELAGDPALRAALGEHARRAAATHDVGRTVEAHLALYREVAGGAISGDRR, via the coding sequence ATGGACGCCGACGCGAAGCCCGGGGTGCTGCACATCGACTCCGAGCGCACGTGGCGCGGCGGCCAGCAGCAGGCGGCCTGGCTCATCGAGGGCCTGCTCTCGCGCGGCTGGCCGACGGCCCTGGTCTGCCCGCGCGGTTCCGTGCTCGCCGAGCGCGGCCGCGCGCGGGGCTGGCCGGTGCACGAGCTGGCGATGCGCGGCGAACTGGACATCGGGGCCGGCCGGCGGATCGCCGCCCTCGCCCGCGGCGCGGGCCTGCCGATCCTCCACGCCCACGCGAGCCACGCGCTCGCCCTCGGCCTCTGGGCGCGCCTGTTCGACCGCCGGCTGCGCCTCGTCGCCTCGCGGCGGGTGGACTTCCCCGTCGGCGGCCATTTCCTCAGCCGGCTCAAGTACTCCAGCGGCGTCCTGGATCGCATCGTCTGCATCTCGGACGCGATCCGCGACCAGCTCGTCGCCGACGGCGTGCCTCCGGCGAAGCTGGCCGTCATCCCGAGCGGTGTCGACACCCGCCGCTTCGCCGGCGTGCGCCCGCCGCCGGGCTTCCGCCGCTCCCTCGGCATCCCGAACGGCCACCTTGTCGTCGGCACGGTCGCCGCGCTGGCCGATCACAAGGACTACCCCACGCTGCTGCGCGCCGCGAGGCTGTTCCTCGAGCGCTCGCCAGACGCGACGTTCGTCGCCGTCGGCGACGGGCCGCTGGGCGACCGGCTTGCCGCCCTCGCGCGGGAGCTGGGCCTCGGGCGGCGGTTCCTGTTCATGGGCTTCCGCGAGGACGTCGGCAGCTTCCTGAAGACCTTCGACATCTTCGTGCTGGCCTCGAAGCAGGAGGGCATGGGGACCTCGGTGCTCGACGCGCAGGCGCTCGGGCTCCCCGTCGTGGCCTGCCGCGCGGGCGGGATCCCCGAGATCGTCGCCGACCGCGAGACCGGGCTGCTCGTGCCCCCGGGCGACCCGGAGGCGCTGGCCGCTTCCCTCCTCGAACTCGCCGGCGACCCTGCGCTGCGCGCGGCGCTCGGGGAGCACGCGAGAAGAGCCGCCGCAACGCACGACGTCGGCAGGACAGTGGAGGCACACCTCGCGCTGTACCGCGAGGTCGCGGGCGGGGCGATCAGCGGCGACCGAAGGTAG
- a CDS encoding NAD-dependent epimerase, which translates to MSAKKILVTGAAGFIGYHLSERLLARGDAVVGLDNLNDYYDVGLKQARLARLRAHPAFEHARVSLEDRDAVAGVFAAGAFDAVVNLAAQAGVRYSLVNPHAYADANLMGFLNVLEGCRHHRVGHLVFASSSSVYGANRAMPFSVHQNVDHPVSLYAATKKANELMAHAYASLYGIPCTGLRFFTVYGPWGRPDMALFLFTKAILEGRPIEVFNRGRMRRDFTYIDDIVEGVVRVVDRTAAPDPAWSGMRPDGATSYAPWRVYNIGNNEPVELMRYIEVLEGCLGRKAEKLLLPLQAGDVPETYADVDDLVRDVGFKPATTVEAGIAKFVAWYREYYRV; encoded by the coding sequence GTGAGCGCGAAGAAGATCCTTGTCACGGGGGCTGCCGGGTTCATCGGCTACCACCTCTCGGAGCGGTTGCTCGCGCGGGGCGACGCGGTGGTCGGCCTCGACAACCTCAACGACTATTACGACGTCGGCCTCAAGCAGGCGCGACTCGCCCGGCTGCGTGCGCATCCCGCCTTCGAGCACGCCCGGGTCTCGCTCGAGGACCGCGACGCGGTGGCGGGGGTGTTCGCCGCCGGCGCCTTCGACGCCGTCGTGAACCTCGCGGCGCAGGCGGGGGTGCGCTACTCGCTCGTGAACCCTCACGCCTACGCGGACGCGAATCTCATGGGCTTCCTCAATGTGCTCGAGGGCTGCCGTCACCACCGGGTCGGCCACCTCGTGTTCGCCTCGTCGAGCTCGGTGTACGGCGCGAACCGCGCCATGCCGTTCTCGGTGCACCAGAACGTCGACCACCCCGTATCGCTCTACGCGGCCACGAAGAAGGCCAACGAGCTGATGGCGCACGCCTACGCGAGCCTCTACGGCATCCCCTGCACCGGACTGCGCTTCTTCACCGTCTACGGTCCCTGGGGCCGCCCGGACATGGCGCTGTTCCTCTTCACGAAGGCGATCCTCGAGGGGCGGCCGATCGAGGTCTTCAACCGCGGGAGGATGCGCCGCGACTTCACCTACATCGACGACATCGTCGAGGGGGTGGTGCGGGTGGTCGACCGGACGGCCGCCCCCGACCCCGCCTGGAGCGGGATGCGCCCGGACGGCGCCACGAGCTACGCCCCCTGGCGCGTGTACAACATCGGCAACAACGAGCCCGTGGAACTGATGCGCTACATCGAAGTGCTCGAGGGCTGCCTCGGCAGGAAGGCGGAGAAGCTGCTGTTGCCGCTGCAGGCCGGGGACGTGCCGGAAACCTACGCCGACGTGGACGACCTGGTGCGCGATGTCGGCTTCAAGCCGGCGACGACCGTCGAGGCGGGGATCGCGAAGTTCGTCGCGTGGTACCGGGAGTACTACCGGGTCTAG